CGCGCCCTGCTCCGGGAGACCGGGACGTTGAGATGGGCCCCTGCAACGCCCAAGACGTTGCGCAAGCCCACCTCGACGGTTGCAGCGGCCCATCTCAACCGTTGCGTCATCGGGCGGCCTCCATCAGGTCGGTGAACCGGTCGAAGAGGTAGGCGGCATCGTGCGGTCCGGCCGCGGCCTCCGGGTGGTACTGGACGGAGAAGGCGCGCAGCGCGCCGGCCTCGTCACGCAGCTCGAGCCCCTCGACGACGTCGTCGTTGAGGCAGACGTGGCTGACGGTCGCCACGCCGTGGGGCGTCGCGGTGCTGCCCTCGAGCGGGGCGTCCACCGCGAAGCCGTGGTTGTGGGCGGTCACCTCGACCTTGCCGGTGGTGCGGTCCATCACCGGCTGGTTGATCCCGCGGTGGCCGTACTTCAGCTTGTAGGTGCCGAAGCCGAGCGCACGGCCGAAGAGCTGGTTGCCGAAGCAGATCCCGAAGTACGGGATGCCGGCCGCGAGCGCCCCCTGCAGCAGCTCGACCTGCGCGGTCGTCGCAGCCGGGTCGCCCGGGCCGTTGGAGAAGAACAGCCCGTCGGGCGAGATCGCCTGCACGTGCTCGAGCGTGGCCGTCGCAGGCAGCACGTGCACCTCGATGCCGCGCTCGGCCATCATCCGCGGGGTGTTGGCCTTGATGCCGAGGTCGACCGCGGCGACGGTGAACCGCTTCTCGCCCACAGCGGGGACGACGTACGCCTCCCCCGTCGAGACCGCCTCGGAGAGGTTGGCACCCGCCATCTCGCCGGATCCGCGGACCCGTGCCAGGAGGGCCTCGGGGTCGGACTCGGTGGTGGAGATCCCGACCCGCATCGCGCCCCGTTCCCGGAGGTGACGGGTGAGCGCGCGGGTGTCGACCCCCGCGATGCCGACCACGCCCTGCTCACGCAGCGCGTCGTCGAGGGTGCGGCGGGAACGCCAGCTGGAGGGGATCCGGGCGGGGTCGCGGACGACGTACCCGCTCACCCAGATCCGCGAGGACTCCATGTCCTCGTCGTTCATTCCAGTGTTGCCGACGTGGGGAGCCGTCATCACGACCACCTGGCGGTGGTAGCTGGGGTCGGTGAGCGTCTCCTGGTAGCCGGTCATGCCGGTGGAGAAGACCGCTTCGCCGAAGGTCTCCCCGGGAGCGCCGTAGGACTCGCCGCGGAAGGTGCGGCCGTCCTCGAGGACCAGCAGGGCCGGCGTGGGAGCGTGCTGTGCACTGGGTGCAGACAGGGACACGCGTCGTACCTCCTTCTCCGCCTCACGGGACGGATCGTTAAAGGATGTCGAGCGTGGCCGACCCTATCAGCGCACCGGCCCGCCCCACCGGTCACCCGCCACGTGGTCAGAGCACCGCGTCCAGGAAGGCGCGCGTCTCCGGGTGGGCCGGCGAGGTGATCAGCTGGTCGGGCGGGCCCTGCTCGAGGATCCGGCCCTCGTGGAAGAACGCCATCCGGTCCGCGACCTCGCGGGCGAAGCCCATCTCGTGGGTCACCACGATCATCGTCATCCGCATCTCGGTGGCGAGCGACTTCATCACCGCCAGCACCTCGCCGGTGAGCTCGGGGTCGAGGGCCGAGGTCGGCTCGTCGAACAGCATCACGTCGGGCTCCATGGCCAGCGCCCGCGCGATCGCCACCCGCTGCTGCTGGCCGCCGGAGAGCCGGATCGGGTGCTCCTCCGCCTTGTCGGACAGGCCGACCCGGTCGAGCAGGTCCCGGGCCCGCTCGACGATCTCGTCACCGGTGCCGCGTCCGGCGCAGCGCGGTGCGCAGGTGACGTTGTCGAGGACCGTCATGTTCGGGAACAGGTTGAACTGCTGGAAGACCATCCCGACGTGCAGCCGGAGCTGGCGGATCTGCTCGCGCTTGCGCCGGGTCCGGTGCCCGCCCTCCAGCCGGATGCCGGCGACCTCGACGGATCCCGCGCTGGGGTCGTCGATGAAGTTCACGCAGCGCAGCACCGTGGACTTGCCGGACCCCGAGCGTCCGAAGACCACGACCACCTCGCCGCGGTGCACCTCCATGTCCACGCCACGGACGACCTCCAGCCGCCCGAAGCTCTTGTGCAGGCCGTCCAGCCGGACCACGACGTCGCGGTCGCTCATCCCGGCACTCCGCCGCCGTGCGGCTGGCCGTGCTCGCCGGCCGCCTGCATCGCCCGCGCCACGTGGGCACGGTCGTAGCCCCGGCCCACGCGAGCCTCGAGCCGGGTCTGGAAGAACGTGAACAGCACGGTGAGGCCCCAGTAGACGAGGGCGACGGCGATGTAGGCCTCGAGGTTCTTGAAGTCCGCCTTGCCGACCAGCTGGGAGCGGCGGAAGATCTCGGCGCTGGCCGCGGTCACCCCGAGGAACGACACCAGGGCGGTGTCCTTCATCATCGCGATGAACTCGTTGCCGGTCGGCGGGATGATCACCCGGAACGCCTGCGGCAGCACCACCTTGCGCATCTTCTGGCCGTACGTCATCCCGAGCGCGTCGGCGGCCTCGCCCTGGCCGCCCGCGACCGACTGGATGCCGGCCCGGAAGATCTCGGTCATGTAGGCGCCGTAGTTGAGGCCGAGGGCGATGGTGCCGGCGGTCGCGGCCTCGAGGATCAGCGCCTGGTCGAAGCCCTCGGGCAGCCAGGTGTACTTCTCGGCGAGGTTCTGCCCGACCGGGGGCAGCGCCAGGTAGATCAGGAACATCTGCACGATCAGCGGCGTGCCCCGGAAGAACGAGACGTAGAACCCGGCGACGGCGAACGGGACCGGGTTGCGCGAGAGCCGCGCCAGGGCGCCGAGCAGCGCCATCACGATCGCGAGCGCGATGCCGCCCACGGCGATGGCGGCCGTGTAGGGCAGCCCGCCGAGGATGTAGCGGATGTTGTCGCGGATCCACTGCACGTCGAAGCCGGCGGCGTTGCCGAAGAAGCCCAGCAGCGCGAAGAGCACGACCCAGACGGCGCCGGTCTTCACCCGGAAGGGCACCCGTGCGGACGCGAGCTGCACCCGTTCCCAGACGTCGCTCATGGCGCCTCGTCGCGCCCCTTCCCCCCGTCCACGATGCGCGTCGTCACTCCTGCTTGGTGGTGTCGAGGCCGTACCACTCCTCCGCCAGGGCGGAGAGGGTGCCGTCCTCGTGCATCTCGGCGACGATCCCGTCGACCGCCTCGTAGAGGCTCTCCGAGGACGGGTCGGCGCTCCGGTCGAAGCCCACCGCGAGGGGTTCGTTGAAGACCGGCTCCCCCACGATCTTCACGGGGTTCCCCTCGTCGATGTAGCCCTGCGCGGTCGTGACCGAGGTGATCACCGCGTCGAGCCGACCGTTGGCGAGGTCCTGCAGCGCGGTGGTGTCGGTGTCGTAGCCGGAGACCTCGGCGTCGTCGATGACGAAGTCGAAGGTGTAGCCCTCGATGTCGAGCTCCTTGTTGAGGAACTGGTCGTAGGTGCACCCGGTGCAGACCCCGATGGCCGCGCCGTCGAGGTCGGTGCTGATGTCGGAGACGTCGTCGTTGTCGGCCCCGACCACGACCACGGCAGGGACGTAGTTGTAGGGCTCGGTGAAGAAGAGCACCTCCTGCCGGTCGTTGGTGGGCGTCATCGAGCCCACCGTCGTGTCCCAGCGACCGTTCCAGCTGCCGGCGGTGATCACGTCCCACGCGGGGGTCTCCCACGCGACCTCGACGCCGAGCCGGCTGGCGATCTCGGTGGCGACGTCGATGTCGAAGCCCTCGTAGTCACCTGTCTGCTCGTTCAGCCGGGACTGCGGCGGGTACGCCGGGTCCGTGGAGACCGTGAGCACCCCCTCCTCGCAGATCTCGGCGAGGAGGTCGGTGGTCTCGCCCGCACACACGCCCTCGCCCGACGCGGCAGGCTCGTCGCCGCCGGAGTCGTCGGCGCTGTCGCCGCCACAGGCGGCCAGCATCGGGAAGAGGAGCGCCGTGAGCGCGGTGCCGAGGAGGAAACGGGTGCGCATGGCGCCACCTCCGGTCTGGGATACGTGAGACGAGTCTGCCAGAGGGGCGGCCCCGCGGACAGCGGTCGTGCCTCTTCCCTCCGCACGGCTCGAGGAGGACGATGACCGCAGGGATCGCCTCACGCACAGGGGAGACGTGTCATGCGGGAACACACGGTGACGCAGCGACTGGGAGCCGAGTTCCTCGGCACGTTCTGGCTGGTCTTCGGGGGGTGTGGCACCGCGGTCCTGGCTGCCGGGGTGCCGGACGTCGGCGTCGGGTACCTCGGCGTGGCGATCGCCTTCGGCCTCACGGTGCTGACGATGGCCTACGCCGTCGGCCACGTCAGCGGCGGGCACTTCAACCCGGCGGTCACCGTCGGGCTCGCCGCGGCGCGCCGCTTCGCCTGGAAGGACGTGCCGTCCTACGTGATCACGCAGGTGGCCGCGGCCGTCGCCGCGGCCGCGGTGCTGTGGGTGGTCGCCGACGGGGTGGCCGGCTTCAGCGCCGAGGAGTCGGGCTTCGCCACCAACGGCTACGGCGACCGCTCGCCGGGCGGCTACTCGCTCCTGTCGGTGCTGGTCATCGAGGTCCTGCTCACCGCGTTCTTCCTCTACATCATCTTGGGCGCCACCGACACCCGTGCTCCCAAGGGCTTCGCCCCGATCGCGATCGGCCTGGGGCTCACCCTGATCCACCTGATCAGCATCCCGGTGAGCAACACCTCGGTGAACCCGGCCCGGTCCACCGGCCCCGCCCTCTTCGCCGGTCCTGACCCGATCCTGCAGCTGTGGGCGTTCTGGCTGGCTCCCCTGATCGGTGGGGCCGTCGCCGGGATCACGTACGCGTTGTTGCTCGGCGGCGAGGACGCTGCGCCGCTGACCGAGGCCACCGAGGCCTGACCTCCGGCGAGCCACCCGGGTGTGGGTGAGGTCACCGCGCCGGAGCACGACAGCCGGGCACGATCTCGGCATACTGACAGTACGTACCGTCAGTACGCCATCGATCCGGAGGTGCTCCGTGCCCCGCCCGCTCCGCCCGTCCGCCCGCCTCACCACCGCCGTGCTGGCCGCCGTCGCCGCCGGACTGCTCGCCGCGACCACGACCGCGGTCGTCCCGGCCCGCGCGACCCTCGCGATCCCTGTCGACTGCTCCAGCGGCCCGGTCACGCTCGCGTGGGACGACGTGACCTACGACCTCGACGGGAACTGCGGGCTGGTGCGCGTCACCGCCGACGACGCCACGGTGTCGATGCCGACCGCCGTACGTCTGGTGGTCGCCGGCCGCGGCAACACGATCGTGGCCAAGCCCGTCGCCGAGCTCGTGGTCCGCGGCCGCGGTCACGACGTGCGCCCGGTGTCGGTCCAGCGGCTGCGCCTCGCGTCCCCCCGCTCGGTCGTCGACGTCGACGGCCTCGTCGAGTCGGCCCGCCTGGGCCGCTCCGGAGCCACGTTGCGCGCCGACCAGGTCAGCATCCTCCGGGTCGAGGGTTCCGGCCACACGGTCCGCGCGGGCACGGGCTTCCGGGCCGAGCTCGCCGGCGACCGCACGGTCGCCTCCTTCCGCCGGCTCGAGGAGGTCGCCGTGACCGGTGACCGCAACCAGGTGCGGGTGAGGGTCGGCGTGACCGAGGTCCGCGACCGCGGTGCGCGCAACGACGTCAGGGTGCACTCGCGGGGCTGAGCGGGACCACTCCCCCGTCCCAGCGGCGGCGCAGCCACCGGTCGTGGGTGGCCACGACGACCGCCCCGGGGCTGGCCGCCAGGGCCTCCTCCAGCTCCCCGGCCAGCGCCAGGGAGACGTGGTTGGTCGGCTCGTCGAGCAGCAGCAGGTCCGGCGCCGCGGCGACCGCGACCGCCAGCGCCAGCCGGCGTCGCTGGCCGACCGAGAGCAGTCCGACGGGTCGCCCCAGGTCGCGGGGATGCAGCAGCCCGAGCGACTGCAGCGGCGCGAGGTCCGCGACCTCGTCACCCGCCTCCCGCCGGTAGGTCCGCTCGGCTCCGAGGCGCGGGTCGGCGAAGGACACGTCCTGGGCGAGCTCGGCCACCCGACGTGCTGCCACCTGCACGGTGCCCGTCGTGGGGGCCAGCCGCCCGGCGAGCACGCCGAGCAGGGTGGACTTGCCCGCACCGTTGGCACCGGTGACCAGCAGGTGCTCACCGGCGGCGAGGTCGAGCCGGTCCAAGTGAAGCCGGCCGGCCACGTGGAGGTCGCGGACCAGGGCGATCCGCCCGGTCGCTCCTGACCCGGTCAGCGGTGTCCGGAGCCGGAGGGGTACGGGCGGCTTGCGCACCTGCTCCCGCTCGGCGACCTCGAGCTGGCGGTGAGCCTGCTTCTTCCGACGGGCCAGCGCCTGGTCGACGCGCGCTCCCTTGAAGGCGTGGACGAACTTGTCGTTGTCGCGTGGTCCCCGGCCGTGGGCGATCGCCCCGGCGCCGATGCGGGTGGCGGCGCGGAGCCGGCCGAGCTCCTCCTGCTGCGCCTCCCAGGTCTCCTCCCACCGCCGTCGGGCCTCCCGCCGGTGAGCCTCGTACGCGCTCCACCCGCCGCCGAACCTGCGACTCCCCCGGCCGTCCGCCGTGTCGACGGTCGGGTCGAGGTCGACGAGGTCGGTCGCGACGTCGTCGAGCAGCACCCGGTCGTGGCTTGCGAGGAGCACCACACCGGGCAGGTCGCGCAGGAAGCCGGAGAGCAGGTCGATCGCCTCGTCGTCGAGGTGGTTGGTGGGCTCGTCGAGCAGCAGGCAGGTCGGCCGGGTCGTCATCATCGTGGCCAGCGCGAGCCGTGTCCGCTGTCCTCCTGACAGCGTGCCCACCCGGCGACCGGGGTCGATCCGTTCGAGGCCGAGCCGGTGGGCGGCCACCTCGGCGCGCCGGTCGGCGTCCCAGGCGTCCTGGGCCAGCGCCCAGTCGAGCCGGGCGGCGTACGCCTCCTCGGCACCGGGGAGTCGTGCCGCGAGCTCCTCCACGTCGCGCACCGCCTGCCTCAGCGGCCGGAGGGTCGCCTCCAGGACCTCCGCCACGGTCGCCCCGTCCGGGAACGGGGGCTCCTGCCCGAGGTGCACGAGGTCTGCCGGTGCCTCGATCGTCCCGGTGACGACCGCCCGCGACGGGAGTCGCCCGGCCACGGCGCGGAGCAGGGTGGACTTGCCGACGCCGTTCTCCCCCACGAGGCCGATCCGCCGCCCGGGCTGGGCGAGCAGGTCGACGCCGCGCAGGACGGTGCGGTCACGGAAGCCGACGGTGAGGTCGGAGACGACGAGGGGCTGCAGGGGTGCGGTCATGGGAGGGCCTGTCCGGAGGTCTGGACGGGACTCGCCGGGCGGGGCCGCGGACGCGAGTCGGGTCAGGCAGGGATCCACATGGTGGGTCCATCCTAGGTCGCGGTGCGTGGCCGGTCGATCGAGTTTCGCGAGCGGCGCGCTGGGACCAGACGCCCACACGTCCGGACCCAATGACCCAGCGCAACCCACCGCGCCCCCCGAGACGTCGCCCGGATCAGCCCTGTGCCCCGACGAACTCCACCTCCGAGGCCCGGTCCGGTGCCACCACGCCGTCACCCAACGACCACTCGGCGACCCGGGCCACGAGGCGCGCCGGCACCGCCGGAGCGGCGCCGTCGGCGGGGACGTCGTACGTCGTGTGCGTGTCGCGCGGCAGCACGACGGTGTAGCCGCGGGCCAGGGCCCCGCGAGCCGTGCCCGCGACACACATCTCCGACTGGATCCCGACCAGGCACAGCCGGGTCGCGCCCGCTCGTCGGAGGGTCGCCTCGAGGTCGGTGCTGTCGAAGCCGTCGTCGCGGGCCTTCTGCACCACCACCTCGTCCTGGCGCACCGGCAGGGCCAGCTCCCAGCCGACCGACCCCCTCGGGATCAGGGAACCCTCGTCGGTGCCTTCGTCCTGCAGGTGGACGACCGTCGCGCCGGCGGCCCTGGCGGCGCGCAGCACCGCGGAGACACGGTCGAGGAAGGGCTCGGCGCCCCCGACAGCGTGCGGCCCGGAGACGAGCCCGCGCTGGACGTCGACCATGACGAGCGCATCGGCGACCGGGCGGGCGTCGGGCTGGCTCACGCCGATGAGTCTGCCCCACGCAGCGGGTCCAATCCTCTGGGCCCGGCGCACCGAACGACTACCGGAGGAAGGTGACGACGATGACCGGTGAACGACACGCCTGGGCCACGCTGCACCTCGCCGACGCGACCGAGTCGCGAACCCTCGACACCTGCCCGTGCGGCCAGCCGCTGGAAACCTGCTCGGGCCGGCACTGCCCCCGGTGCGGCAACCCGATCGCCCGGCGCGCCGCCTGACCCCAGGTCACCCGCGAGCACCGGTGAGGACCACCAGGCGCTGGGTGGCGCGCGTCATCGCGACGTACCGGTCGACGGCTCCCTCGACACCGGAGCCGAACGTGTCCGGGTCGAGCAGGACGACGAGGTCGAACTCCAGGCCCTTCGCCAGCTCGGGCGTCAGCCACCGCACGCGAGCGCTCTCCGGGAGCGATGTCCCGCCGGGCTCCCCCACGCCGATGACGCAGGCGATCCCGTCGTCGTGCTCCTCGAGCCACGCGTCGAGGACCTCGGGCAGGTCGGTCACCGGACCGTGGTGCACGGGGACGCCGGTGCTGCGGACGGACGTCGGCACGTTGACGTCCGGGAGCGCGGCCCGGATCACCGGCTCGGCCTCGGCCATCACCTCCTCCGGCGTCCGGTAGTTGATCCGGAGCGTCGCGACGGTGACCCGGTCGAGCCCGATCCGCGCCAGGCGTTCCTCCCACGACTCGGTGAAGCCGTGGCGAGCCTGGGCGCGGTCACCGACGATCGTGAGGCTGCGGGTGGGGCAGCGACGGAGCAGCATCTGCCACTCGGCGTCGGTCAGCTCCTGCGCCTCGTCCACCACGACGTGGGCGAACGGACCGGCCAGCAGGTCCGGGTCGGCCGCCTCGAGGGTGCTCTCGTCGATGATGATGCTCTGGGCGTCGGAGACACGGAGCATCGACATCACCTGCATCTCGGAGTTGTCGGTCGCGACCAGGTGGTCCACCACCCGGGACATCTCCTCCCGCTGCGCCGCGAGCGCCGCGGCGCGTCGACGTTCCCGTCGCGAGGCGCCCGGGTCCCCCAGCCGCAACCGGGCAGCGTCGAGGAGCGGCAGGTCCGAGACCGTCCACGCCTGCGGGTCGGCTCGCTGCAGCCGCCGCACGTCCTCGGGCGCCAGCCAGGGGGCGCACCGGCGCAGGTACGCCGGCACGTCCCACAGGTCTCCCACGAGGTCGGTCGCCTCGATGAGCGGCCACGAGCGGCGGAAGGTGTCGGCGAGCGCCTCGTTCTGGGCGAGCGCCTTGCGCAACAGAGAGTCGGGCACCTCCTCGTCGTCGACCTTGTCGAGCAGGATGGTGACGAGCTCCTCCCAGACCTGGTCGCGGGCCAGGTTGTGCGGGGTGCCGGGATCGGGCGACTCGAAGGCCTCGGCCCAGTCGCGGGCGCTGAGCCACAGGTCGGCCCACGGTGTCTCGACCTCCATGCCCTCGGTGGGCGGTTCCTCGTAGAGGC
This genomic interval from Nocardioides euryhalodurans contains the following:
- the carA gene encoding glutamine-hydrolyzing carbamoyl-phosphate synthase small subunit, whose product is MSLSAPSAQHAPTPALLVLEDGRTFRGESYGAPGETFGEAVFSTGMTGYQETLTDPSYHRQVVVMTAPHVGNTGMNDEDMESSRIWVSGYVVRDPARIPSSWRSRRTLDDALREQGVVGIAGVDTRALTRHLRERGAMRVGISTTESDPEALLARVRGSGEMAGANLSEAVSTGEAYVVPAVGEKRFTVAAVDLGIKANTPRMMAERGIEVHVLPATATLEHVQAISPDGLFFSNGPGDPAATTAQVELLQGALAAGIPYFGICFGNQLFGRALGFGTYKLKYGHRGINQPVMDRTTGKVEVTAHNHGFAVDAPLEGSTATPHGVATVSHVCLNDDVVEGLELRDEAGALRAFSVQYHPEAAAGPHDAAYLFDRFTDLMEAAR
- a CDS encoding isochorismatase family protein, whose amino-acid sequence is MSQPDARPVADALVMVDVQRGLVSGPHAVGGAEPFLDRVSAVLRAARAAGATVVHLQDEGTDEGSLIPRGSVGWELALPVRQDEVVVQKARDDGFDSTDLEATLRRAGATRLCLVGIQSEMCVAGTARGALARGYTVVLPRDTHTTYDVPADGAAPAVPARLVARVAEWSLGDGVVAPDRASEVEFVGAQG
- a CDS encoding ATP-binding cassette domain-containing protein — its product is MTAPLQPLVVSDLTVGFRDRTVLRGVDLLAQPGRRIGLVGENGVGKSTLLRAVAGRLPSRAVVTGTIEAPADLVHLGQEPPFPDGATVAEVLEATLRPLRQAVRDVEELAARLPGAEEAYAARLDWALAQDAWDADRRAEVAAHRLGLERIDPGRRVGTLSGGQRTRLALATMMTTRPTCLLLDEPTNHLDDEAIDLLSGFLRDLPGVVLLASHDRVLLDDVATDLVDLDPTVDTADGRGSRRFGGGWSAYEAHRREARRRWEETWEAQQEELGRLRAATRIGAGAIAHGRGPRDNDKFVHAFKGARVDQALARRKKQAHRQLEVAEREQVRKPPVPLRLRTPLTGSGATGRIALVRDLHVAGRLHLDRLDLAAGEHLLVTGANGAGKSTLLGVLAGRLAPTTGTVQVAARRVAELAQDVSFADPRLGAERTYRREAGDEVADLAPLQSLGLLHPRDLGRPVGLLSVGQRRRLALAVAVAAAPDLLLLDEPTNHVSLALAGELEEALAASPGAVVVATHDRWLRRRWDGGVVPLSPASAP
- a CDS encoding amino acid ABC transporter ATP-binding protein codes for the protein MSDRDVVVRLDGLHKSFGRLEVVRGVDMEVHRGEVVVVFGRSGSGKSTVLRCVNFIDDPSAGSVEVAGIRLEGGHRTRRKREQIRQLRLHVGMVFQQFNLFPNMTVLDNVTCAPRCAGRGTGDEIVERARDLLDRVGLSDKAEEHPIRLSGGQQQRVAIARALAMEPDVMLFDEPTSALDPELTGEVLAVMKSLATEMRMTMIVVTHEMGFAREVADRMAFFHEGRILEQGPPDQLITSPAHPETRAFLDAVL
- a CDS encoding amino acid ABC transporter permease — translated: MSDVWERVQLASARVPFRVKTGAVWVVLFALLGFFGNAAGFDVQWIRDNIRYILGGLPYTAAIAVGGIALAIVMALLGALARLSRNPVPFAVAGFYVSFFRGTPLIVQMFLIYLALPPVGQNLAEKYTWLPEGFDQALILEAATAGTIALGLNYGAYMTEIFRAGIQSVAGGQGEAADALGMTYGQKMRKVVLPQAFRVIIPPTGNEFIAMMKDTALVSFLGVTAASAEIFRRSQLVGKADFKNLEAYIAVALVYWGLTVLFTFFQTRLEARVGRGYDRAHVARAMQAAGEHGQPHGGGVPG
- a CDS encoding transporter substrate-binding domain-containing protein; the encoded protein is MRTRFLLGTALTALLFPMLAACGGDSADDSGGDEPAASGEGVCAGETTDLLAEICEEGVLTVSTDPAYPPQSRLNEQTGDYEGFDIDVATEIASRLGVEVAWETPAWDVITAGSWNGRWDTTVGSMTPTNDRQEVLFFTEPYNYVPAVVVVGADNDDVSDISTDLDGAAIGVCTGCTYDQFLNKELDIEGYTFDFVIDDAEVSGYDTDTTALQDLANGRLDAVITSVTTAQGYIDEGNPVKIVGEPVFNEPLAVGFDRSADPSSESLYEAVDGIVAEMHEDGTLSALAEEWYGLDTTKQE
- the aqpZ gene encoding aquaporin Z, which gives rise to MTQRLGAEFLGTFWLVFGGCGTAVLAAGVPDVGVGYLGVAIAFGLTVLTMAYAVGHVSGGHFNPAVTVGLAAARRFAWKDVPSYVITQVAAAVAAAAVLWVVADGVAGFSAEESGFATNGYGDRSPGGYSLLSVLVIEVLLTAFFLYIILGATDTRAPKGFAPIAIGLGLTLIHLISIPVSNTSVNPARSTGPALFAGPDPILQLWAFWLAPLIGGAVAGITYALLLGGEDAAPLTEATEA
- the helR gene encoding RNA polymerase recycling motor ATPase HelR; this translates as MTTVFALPDRLAAKSDPALIAGDERHFAAIDTSLEHSVADLAERLDAARKQAGGTGQAALDRDQEVHRLTSRLRALRRFGLDLCLGHMVGEDDPEPVYVGRLGLTDRTGRRLLVDWRSPAAEPFFGATHADPMGLVSRRRYRWTLGRISDYWDEVFSAEGMVGHTASLDDQSAFIASLGSSRSPRMRDVLGTIQSDQDAVIRAGSRGALVVDGGPGTGKTVVALHRSAYLVYSDPRLGHHRGGVLFVGPHQPYLAYVSDVLPSLGEEGVQTCTLRDLVPEGAAAGEEDDPDVARLKASAAMVSAIEPAVRLYEEPPTEGMEVETPWADLWLSARDWAEAFESPDPGTPHNLARDQVWEELVTILLDKVDDEEVPDSLLRKALAQNEALADTFRRSWPLIEATDLVGDLWDVPAYLRRCAPWLAPEDVRRLQRADPQAWTVSDLPLLDAARLRLGDPGASRRERRRAAALAAQREEMSRVVDHLVATDNSEMQVMSMLRVSDAQSIIIDESTLEAADPDLLAGPFAHVVVDEAQELTDAEWQMLLRRCPTRSLTIVGDRAQARHGFTESWEERLARIGLDRVTVATLRINYRTPEEVMAEAEPVIRAALPDVNVPTSVRSTGVPVHHGPVTDLPEVLDAWLEEHDDGIACVIGVGEPGGTSLPESARVRWLTPELAKGLEFDLVVLLDPDTFGSGVEGAVDRYVAMTRATQRLVVLTGARG